From the genome of Nasonia vitripennis strain AsymCx chromosome 1, Nvit_psr_1.1, whole genome shotgun sequence, one region includes:
- the LOC100122946 gene encoding armadillo repeat-containing protein 8, with translation MVSVMQPFMDIESSRSYIDELYSTDQQKCLDAIICLKNSVIGSNRQKGSVIAQGVVPRLLQLLCNTDEVCNDRIRLESAVTLGSLAKGTDQHVLALIDLGVVNSLLQVLSTSAAESSKIDNYKLCNSLVEACLRCLRTIFQLPSAPVSLVFQEPELVSRLLQLSNISINCQVYVAMILTTACKTNDEQNILLKAGTINTLAAQLNCPLADVQLPALACLANMCYQNPAVASTIAATMTSDDPDGKSVPTILGQLMGRDKNTLIQLEAARCISYMHRAQALTATDSRVVYRALPCLIRLCHKDRPARERVAAAETLAYLTEVDTDLQRLASISNHLIPTLAEFLKPNPQLQDAALSQDMRQAAFRAFASLGANDEDIRKRIIETENLMEQVVSGLQDPGGAKVRLAAVRCLHSLSRSVQQLRTTFQDHAVWRPLMQLLHGADKGSDGKSDEEDDLLTVASGTLCNLLLEFSPSKEPILESGGVELLCSLTKRSDPALRLNGIWALMNVAFQAEQRVKSQILTCLGTDQIFRLLADPELAVLMKTLGLLRNLLSTKTHIDRIMADHAAHVMQAVILVLEDPVHPADVKEQALCILANVADGDRARDHIMANEDVLKKLMDYMMHSNVKLQVAAIFCVCNLVWREEAGAAQRQARLKELGLYRILLQLRHTKDTQLFDKVKTALAQFFDA, from the exons ATGGTATCTGTGATGCAACCTTTTATG GATATAGAAAGTTCAAGAAGTTACATTGATGAACTTTACTCTACCGATCAGCAAAAATGTCTTGATGCTATCAT ATGCTTGAAGAATTCAGTAATTGGCAGCAATCGCCAAAAAGGATCAGTGATAGCGCAAGGTGTGGTTCCCAGGCTCTTACAACTTTTGTGTAATACCGATGAAGTGTGCAATGATAGAATACGTTTAGAGTCAGCAGTCACCTTGGGATCATTAGCCAAAGGAACAGATCAACATGTTTTAGCTTTAATTGATTTAGGAGTTGTTAATTCATTACTTCAAGTTTTGTCTACCTCTGCAGCAGAATCTtcaaaaatcgataattataaattatgcaaTTCACTCGTAGAAGCTTGTTTAAGATGTTTGAGAACAATTTTTCAACTTCCATCGGCCCCTGTTTCATTAGTATTTCAAGAGCCCGAACTCGTATCCCGTCTTCTACAGTTGTCAAATATTTCCATCAATTGTCAAGTTTACGTTGCAATGATATTAACTACGGCTTGTAAG ACGAACGACGAGCAAAACATTCTGTTAAAAGCGGGCACGATCAACACCCTTGCAGCACAATTGAATTGTCCACTAGCCGACGTTCAGCTACCAGCGTTAGCATGTCTCGCAAACATGTGCTATCAGAATCCAGCGGTCGCGTCTACGATCGCAGCCACCATGACTTCAGATGATCCGGATGGAAAATCCGTACCGACGATTTTAGGTCAACTAATGGGTAGGGATAAGAATACTCTGATTCAGCTCGAAGCAGCTCGATGTATATCGTATATGCACCGAGCCCAGGCGCTGACGGCGACCGATTCCAGAGTCGTTTACAGGGCTCTTCCATGTCTCATACGACTTTGTCACAAAGACAGACCTGCCAGAGAAAGGGTTGCTGCCGCCGAAACTTTGGCCTATTTAACAGAAGTCGACACCGATTTGCAAAGGCTTGCCTCCATCAGTAACCATCTGATACCGACGTTAGCTGAGTTCTTGAAGCCGAATCCCCAG TTGCAAGATGCAGCGTTGTCTCAAGACATGCGTCAAGCAGCTTTTAGAGCGTTTGCATCCTTGGGCGCTAATGATGAGGATATTCGAAAAAGAATAATagaaactgaaaatttaatGGAGCAAGTGGTTTCCGGTCTTCAAGATCCCGGAGGTGCCAAAGTCCGTCTAGCAGCCGTCCGGTGTCTTCATTCGTTGTCGAGAAGTGTTCAACAGCTTCGAACCACGTTCCAGGATCACGCCGTTTGGAGACCATTGATGCAGCTGCTCCACGGCGCGGATAAAGGATCTGATG gAAAAAGTGATGAGGAAGACGATCTATTAACCGTTGCATCGGGCACTTTATGTAACTTACTTTTAGAGTTCAGTCCTAGCAAGGAACCAATTCTAGAGTCCGGAGGAGTCGAACTTCTCTGCTCTTTAACTAAAAGGTCAGACCCGGCGCTGAGACTGAATGGAATCTGGGCTCTGATGAATGTAGCTTTTCAAGCAGAGCAAAGAGTAAAATCGCAGATATTAACGTGTTTAGGAACTGATCAAATTTTTCGTCTACTCGCTGATCCGGAATTGGCTGTCTTGATGAAAACGTTAGGCTTATTAAGAAATCTCCTATCAACCAAAACTCACATAGATCGAATCATGGCTGATCATGCGGCGCATGTAATGCAAGCTGTCATTTTGGTTCTCGAAGATCCAGTTCATCCTGCCGATGTAAAAGAGCAAGCGCTTTGTATTCTGGCCAACGTCGCAGACGGAGACCGAGCGAGAGACCATATAATGGCAAACGAAGATGTTTTGAAGAAACTTATGGATTACatg ATGCATAGCAATGTCAAACTACAAGTAGCAGCAATATTTTGCGTTTGCAATCTCGTTTGGAGAGAGGAGGCTGGAGCGGCACAGCGTCAGGCTCGTTTGAAAGAATTGGGTCTATATAGGATTTTACTGCAATTGCGACACACGAAGGACACACAGCTATTTGATAA GGTGAAAACGGCTTTAGCACAGTTTTTCGATGCTTGA